The following are from one region of the Bradyrhizobium septentrionale genome:
- a CDS encoding biotin/lipoate--protein ligase family protein, which translates to MPPPFTLVRLRETRDAFAHAIDIAEESGAGTLTYVGRFDLAEFAVVLEPAEPLCTARRAFYAAMVALTDALRAYAPPNKEVAIDWPDAVRVDGGLVGGGRLGWPSSAKENEPPRWLVFGAMIRTVAMTEAEAGVHPLASALDQEGFGEAGAVQITESFARHLMRATETWQVDGFDAVAREFLSRLTDEGQTSRTIADNGDLLVRRVGADGTERRDLRKSLLSSSWFDPKLGGLRL; encoded by the coding sequence CTGCCTCCGCCGTTCACGCTGGTGAGGCTGCGCGAGACGCGCGATGCCTTCGCCCATGCCATCGATATCGCGGAGGAAAGCGGGGCAGGTACGCTGACCTATGTGGGGCGCTTCGATCTTGCCGAGTTCGCCGTCGTGCTCGAACCCGCCGAGCCCTTATGCACCGCGCGCCGCGCCTTCTATGCCGCCATGGTGGCATTGACCGACGCCTTGCGTGCCTATGCACCTCCGAACAAGGAGGTCGCCATCGACTGGCCGGATGCGGTCCGTGTCGACGGCGGGCTCGTCGGTGGCGGCCGGCTTGGCTGGCCATCGTCTGCGAAAGAGAATGAACCGCCGCGTTGGCTGGTGTTCGGTGCCATGATCCGGACGGTTGCGATGACCGAGGCGGAAGCGGGCGTGCATCCACTCGCTTCGGCGCTCGATCAGGAGGGCTTTGGCGAAGCCGGCGCGGTTCAAATCACGGAAAGCTTTGCGCGGCACCTGATGCGCGCGACCGAAACCTGGCAAGTCGACGGTTTTGACGCCGTCGCGCGCGAATTCCTGAGCCGGCTGACGGACGAAGGGCAGACCTCGCGCACGATCGCTGACAACGGCGATCTTCTGGTGCGCCGGGTTGGAGCAGATGGGACCGAGCGGCGCGATTTGAGGAAGTCGCTGTTATCGTCCTCGTGGTTCGATCCGAAGCTCGGAGGGCTGCGCCTGTGA
- a CDS encoding DUF6505 family protein, with product MKLLRTIALDPSDTFVFDVPAEPGEWAVPGAFRFLDRDFAQLDGKDRSAFRGGFLGVQSWGWSTLAQIVPATADDRRALVELLAKRLVERFGAPDLATARVAAEEEVAFAQSLCAHPISTLIAVHRSVRDGEVRESFRSLRLREGQGHGKAFSFMEMEDDAEPGGDLDLADMSKEPRR from the coding sequence GTGAAGCTCTTGCGCACCATTGCGCTCGATCCGTCCGACACGTTCGTATTCGACGTGCCCGCGGAGCCCGGCGAATGGGCGGTGCCGGGCGCGTTCCGCTTCCTTGATCGGGATTTTGCGCAACTGGACGGTAAGGACCGGTCCGCGTTCCGCGGCGGCTTTCTCGGAGTGCAATCCTGGGGCTGGTCGACGCTGGCGCAGATCGTTCCTGCGACCGCGGACGATCGCCGCGCGCTGGTGGAGCTCCTCGCAAAGCGGCTGGTCGAACGGTTCGGTGCGCCGGATCTTGCAACCGCGCGCGTGGCGGCGGAAGAGGAGGTTGCCTTTGCGCAATCGCTCTGTGCCCATCCGATCAGCACGCTGATTGCCGTCCATCGCTCGGTGCGCGATGGCGAGGTCCGCGAGTCCTTCCGGAGCTTGCGGCTGCGCGAGGGGCAGGGGCACGGCAAGGCGTTCTCGTTCATGGAAATGGAGGATGATGCCGAACCCGGTGGCGATCTCGATCTTGCCGACATGAGCAAGGAGCCGCGGCGATGA
- a CDS encoding DUF6352 family protein, producing the protein MKDFWIACGHHLLDRNASGGLVVTDEYLKAYFARPELMPPDDACAVERRLHRQLLADPRLPVGDTEVAAIGDTDARENWQFVLAFRDLLLRHPTLEAAYLATVRSGSVNLPPLFMNQLVHVILRNVLDRCEDSFQLRAAELFFRPQRILPHEHLLLLGDEEILGGRSPTPVLSLMSMLGATSDTQLDVLSEQNADGYWQRSDQFDMALDLTGGGRGQAALADAMRRWISHLLGIDVAIEPLTELRNAELNWYVGLDSEATRIGDRLWQGESLDDRTAGRVLALFRLSFADPGLVVDTAGRAPAYLILAMTSDQVVRMKPQNLLAGLPIKHLEAVT; encoded by the coding sequence ATGAAGGATTTCTGGATCGCCTGCGGCCACCATCTGCTCGATCGCAACGCGAGCGGCGGGCTCGTTGTCACGGATGAATACCTGAAGGCCTATTTCGCGCGCCCCGAGCTGATGCCGCCGGATGACGCGTGCGCGGTCGAGCGTCGCTTGCACCGGCAATTGCTGGCCGATCCGCGCCTCCCGGTCGGAGACACGGAGGTGGCCGCGATCGGTGATACTGACGCGCGGGAAAACTGGCAATTCGTGCTGGCATTTCGTGACCTCCTGCTGCGTCATCCGACGCTGGAGGCGGCCTATCTCGCGACGGTTCGTTCAGGTTCGGTCAATCTGCCGCCGCTGTTCATGAACCAGTTGGTGCATGTGATCCTGCGCAATGTGCTCGATCGCTGCGAGGATTCATTTCAGCTCCGTGCAGCCGAGCTGTTCTTTCGGCCGCAACGGATCCTGCCGCACGAGCATTTGCTGCTCCTGGGCGACGAGGAAATCCTTGGCGGGCGCAGCCCGACGCCGGTGCTGTCGCTGATGTCCATGCTGGGCGCGACAAGCGATACCCAACTCGACGTTCTCAGCGAGCAGAACGCCGACGGCTATTGGCAACGCAGTGACCAGTTCGATATGGCGCTTGATCTGACCGGCGGAGGGCGGGGGCAGGCCGCGCTGGCCGACGCGATGCGGCGCTGGATCTCGCATCTGCTCGGGATCGATGTGGCGATCGAGCCGCTGACCGAACTGCGCAACGCAGAACTCAATTGGTATGTGGGCCTGGATTCCGAAGCGACCCGCATCGGCGACCGGCTTTGGCAGGGCGAATCCCTCGACGACCGCACCGCGGGGCGCGTGCTGGCGCTGTTTCGGCTGAGCTTTGCGGATCCCGGCCTGGTCGTCGATACCGCGGGGCGTGCGCCGGCCTATCTGATCCTTGCAATGACGTCCGATCAGGTCGTCCGGATGAAGCCCCAGAACTTGCTGGCGGGACTGCCAATCAAGCATCTGGAGGCTGTGACATGA
- a CDS encoding DUF3305 domain-containing protein, with protein MSAVAEPLVRIPVGVVVERRRADSPWIDVVWRSVGVLPDEPEMTPWTVIREQDGVTLFYAGSATVDLYRSETDRYRDNLTSGTPSIWIVLSPAEGASPYLLSAVTADPAEGEAFTGAGANLVEAVPMPEVLRRAIEDFIAEHHVEKEFFKRERNRADPEALAQRRHDGGHE; from the coding sequence ATGAGCGCCGTCGCTGAGCCGCTGGTCCGTATCCCGGTCGGCGTCGTGGTCGAACGCCGCAGAGCGGATTCTCCGTGGATCGACGTCGTCTGGCGCAGCGTCGGGGTGCTGCCGGACGAGCCGGAGATGACGCCGTGGACGGTGATCCGCGAGCAGGATGGAGTGACGCTGTTTTACGCCGGCAGTGCGACAGTCGATCTCTACCGCTCGGAAACCGATCGCTACCGCGACAATCTTACCTCCGGGACGCCCAGCATCTGGATCGTGTTGAGCCCTGCCGAGGGAGCCTCGCCCTACCTCCTTTCCGCGGTCACGGCCGACCCCGCCGAAGGGGAGGCGTTCACGGGGGCCGGTGCCAATCTGGTCGAAGCGGTGCCGATGCCCGAGGTGCTGCGCCGGGCGATTGAAGATTTCATCGCCGAGCACCACGTCGAGAAGGAGTTCTTCAAGCGCGAGCGGAACCGCGCCGATCCGGAGGCGCTGGCGCAACGGCGCCATGACGGTGGGCACGAATGA
- a CDS encoding DUF3306 domain-containing protein — translation MSEDDFLARWSRRKQAARDGQAEPRPEPPAEANAPAVAGPDVAEPCPAELDLSSLPPIESIDAATDVSAFLRKGIPQELSRAALRRAWSADPAIRDFIGLAENAWDFNDPTAMPGFGPLDYSAEQVDALVRRVVGDFVQAAENATNPIEGTVEDAMRPTVAAVDDLAQASNPVKARPDLSLSDESATAELPPNSAAPQLQGASEETAARRRTHGGALPR, via the coding sequence ATGAGCGAAGACGACTTTTTGGCGCGCTGGTCGCGACGCAAGCAGGCGGCGAGGGACGGCCAGGCTGAACCGAGACCTGAACCGCCCGCCGAAGCGAATGCGCCGGCGGTGGCCGGCCCTGACGTGGCGGAGCCCTGTCCCGCCGAGTTGGACTTGTCGAGCCTGCCGCCCATCGAATCAATTGATGCCGCGACCGACGTCTCGGCCTTCCTTCGCAAGGGCATTCCTCAGGAATTGAGCCGTGCTGCGCTTCGTCGGGCCTGGAGCGCCGATCCTGCCATTCGCGACTTCATTGGGCTCGCGGAAAATGCCTGGGACTTCAACGACCCGACCGCCATGCCCGGCTTCGGTCCGCTGGACTATTCGGCCGAACAGGTTGACGCACTCGTCCGCCGCGTTGTCGGGGACTTCGTGCAGGCCGCCGAGAATGCGACCAACCCGATCGAAGGGACTGTCGAAGACGCCATGCGACCGACCGTTGCTGCGGTCGACGATTTGGCGCAAGCATCAAATCCGGTGAAGGCGCGCCCGGATCTCTCACTGTCCGACGAGTCCGCAACCGCGGAATTGCCCCCAAACTCTGCTGCACCGCAACTGCAAGGCGCGAGCGAGGAGACTGCCGCTCGGCGCCGCACACATGGTGGCGCGCTGCCTCGATAG
- a CDS encoding molecular chaperone TorD family protein, translating to MRDAGLECAIEAAGGVAQLARKIGIAQPSVSNWNRVPAQRVVAVEIATGVSRKILRPDLYSELAISDMLDPIEAGRAQEYALLATLLSSAPSQGLLEKIAQLNGDVTPLGCAHSALAEAASIAVATEVEREYFDLFVGVGRGELLPYASYYLTGFLNERPLSRLRDDLAALGIERVESNPEPEDHAATLCEIMAGLVAGRFPASLAAQHAFFEKHVSRWIGRLFADMAKAESARFYRAVGALGCVFLEIETEAFKFAN from the coding sequence GTGCGCGATGCGGGCCTTGAATGTGCCATCGAAGCCGCGGGCGGCGTAGCCCAGCTAGCCCGGAAAATCGGTATTGCCCAGCCCTCGGTGTCGAACTGGAACCGGGTGCCGGCACAACGCGTGGTTGCAGTCGAAATCGCGACGGGCGTCTCGCGAAAAATTCTTCGTCCCGATCTCTATAGCGAGCTTGCGATATCGGACATGCTTGATCCGATCGAGGCCGGACGCGCGCAGGAATACGCATTGCTTGCGACCCTGCTCTCGTCGGCGCCGTCGCAAGGTCTCCTCGAAAAGATCGCGCAACTGAACGGCGATGTGACGCCGCTTGGGTGCGCCCACTCCGCTCTAGCGGAGGCCGCTTCGATCGCGGTCGCAACCGAGGTCGAGCGCGAATATTTCGACCTGTTCGTCGGCGTTGGGCGCGGCGAGCTGCTGCCCTACGCGTCCTACTATCTGACCGGCTTCCTCAACGAGCGCCCGCTGTCGCGACTTCGTGACGATCTGGCCGCGCTTGGCATCGAGCGGGTGGAGAGTAATCCGGAGCCCGAGGACCATGCGGCGACGCTGTGCGAGATCATGGCGGGCCTTGTGGCTGGTCGTTTCCCGGCGTCGCTCGCGGCACAGCACGCCTTCTTCGAGAAGCATGTGTCGCGCTGGATCGGACGTTTGTTCGCTGACATGGCGAAGGCCGAAAGCGCCAGGTTCTATCGAGCGGTCGGGGCGCTGGGATGCGTGTTTCTGGAGATTGAAACAGAGGCCTTCAAGTTCGCCAATTGA
- a CDS encoding twin-arginine translocation signal domain-containing protein — protein sequence MSDEKKMTAGRRDFLRKVGIGTVGAGAALATPLIAPAQADSESEAEKRKARYRETEDVKAYYRVNRYPG from the coding sequence ATGAGCGATGAGAAGAAAATGACGGCAGGCCGCCGCGACTTCCTTCGCAAGGTCGGAATCGGCACGGTTGGTGCAGGCGCCGCGCTGGCAACCCCCTTGATCGCGCCGGCGCAGGCCGACAGCGAGAGCGAAGCTGAGAAGCGCAAGGCGCGCTACAGGGAAACCGAAGACGTGAAAGCGTATTATCGCGTCAATCGCTATCCAGGGTGA
- a CDS encoding formate dehydrogenase subunit alpha: MLIRRTQRSDSDRRGSVAALLSGQTGGLDRRTFLRRSGLAGGALAALSTLPLGGVREAEAAAAGPLTAGATARKSICTHCSVGCTVTAEVLNGVWIGQEPTWDSPINRGSHCAKGASVRELVHSERRLRYPMKLVGGQWTRVSWETAINEIGDKLLEVREKSGPDSVYWLGSAKMTNEGSYLFRKLGAFWGTNNTDHQARICHSTTVTGVANTWGYGAMTNSFNDIRNAKTQMIMGGNPAEAHPVSLQHLLEGKELQKANFIVIDPRLTRTAAHATEYVRMRPGTDIPVLYGMMWHILQNGWEDKEFIRQRVYGFDDLRKEVEKWNPEEVERVAGIPGEQLKRVAKMFATEKPSTLIWAMGQTQKTVGTANVRASCILLLMTGNVGGPGMGANIFRGHDNVQGATDVGLDIVTLPFYYGLAEGAWKHWSRVWEVDYDFLKSRFDSKQIMEAPGIPLTRWFEAVTLPKDQVAQKDNVRAVFVQGHASNSITRIPESLNGLKALDLLVIADPHPTTWTSLAVEAGRKDGLYILPVATQFECKGSRVASNRSLQWGEQIVKPIFESRDDLEVIYRLANKFGFADKMFKNIKVENNLPEAQDILREMNRGSWSTGYCGQSPERLKAHMKNQAKFDMLTMRAPKDDPEVGGDYYGLPWPCWGSPEVRHPGTPLLYNTNLGVMDGGGTFRPRFGIEREEKLADGSTRKVSLLADGSYSKDSEIKDGYPEFTLASLKKLGWDKDLTEAEMATINRINPATPDAVSWSLDLSGGIQRVALMHGCVPYGNGKARMNAFGLPDPIPVHREPIYTPRVDLVAKYPTLPDAKQFRMPNIGFSVQKAAVEKGIAKQFPLILSSGRLVEYEGGGEETRTNPWLAELQQDMFIEISPVDAADRGIKDGGWVWVSGAENNARARMKALVTERVGKGVAWMPFHFGGWLAGKDLRGNYPKGTDPIVLGESANTITTYGYDPATNMQETKVTLCQIVAA; the protein is encoded by the coding sequence ATGCTGATCAGGAGAACACAGCGTTCCGATTCCGACCGACGTGGATCCGTCGCGGCCCTCCTGTCCGGGCAGACTGGCGGCCTCGACCGCCGCACATTCCTGCGTCGGTCCGGTCTTGCCGGCGGCGCGCTCGCTGCGCTCAGCACGCTGCCCCTCGGTGGCGTTCGCGAGGCGGAGGCTGCCGCCGCCGGGCCGCTGACCGCGGGAGCGACGGCGCGCAAGAGCATCTGCACGCATTGCTCGGTTGGATGCACCGTGACTGCGGAAGTGCTGAACGGCGTATGGATCGGCCAGGAGCCGACCTGGGATTCCCCGATCAATCGCGGATCGCATTGTGCCAAGGGCGCCTCGGTGCGCGAGCTCGTGCACAGCGAGCGCCGGTTGCGCTATCCGATGAAGCTGGTGGGCGGGCAGTGGACCCGGGTCTCCTGGGAGACCGCGATCAACGAGATCGGCGACAAGCTGCTGGAGGTCCGCGAGAAGTCGGGACCGGATTCCGTCTATTGGCTCGGATCGGCCAAGATGACCAACGAGGGATCCTATCTGTTCCGCAAGCTCGGCGCGTTCTGGGGCACCAACAACACCGACCATCAGGCGCGTATCTGCCATTCGACGACCGTCACCGGTGTGGCCAACACCTGGGGTTACGGCGCGATGACCAACAGCTTCAACGACATCCGCAACGCCAAGACCCAGATGATCATGGGCGGCAATCCGGCCGAGGCGCATCCGGTGTCGTTGCAGCACCTGCTCGAGGGCAAGGAACTGCAAAAGGCCAACTTCATCGTCATCGACCCGCGCCTGACGCGAACCGCGGCGCACGCGACTGAGTATGTCCGCATGCGGCCAGGCACCGACATTCCGGTGCTCTACGGCATGATGTGGCACATCCTGCAGAACGGCTGGGAGGACAAGGAATTCATCCGGCAGCGCGTCTATGGTTTCGACGATCTTCGCAAGGAGGTCGAAAAATGGAATCCGGAGGAGGTCGAGCGCGTTGCCGGCATTCCCGGTGAACAGCTCAAGCGTGTCGCGAAGATGTTCGCAACGGAAAAGCCGTCGACGCTGATCTGGGCCATGGGTCAGACTCAGAAGACGGTCGGCACCGCCAATGTGCGGGCGAGTTGCATCCTGCTCCTGATGACTGGAAATGTCGGCGGACCGGGCATGGGCGCCAACATCTTCCGCGGCCATGACAACGTGCAGGGCGCGACCGATGTCGGGCTCGATATCGTCACGCTGCCGTTCTACTACGGGCTCGCGGAAGGCGCGTGGAAGCACTGGTCGCGGGTTTGGGAGGTCGACTATGACTTCCTGAAGTCGCGCTTCGACTCCAAGCAGATCATGGAAGCGCCCGGCATCCCGCTCACGCGCTGGTTCGAAGCGGTGACGTTGCCGAAAGACCAGGTCGCGCAGAAAGACAATGTGCGGGCGGTGTTCGTGCAGGGACACGCCTCCAACAGCATCACCCGCATTCCGGAATCCCTGAATGGTCTGAAGGCGCTCGACCTGCTGGTCATCGCCGACCCGCATCCGACCACCTGGACCTCGCTCGCCGTGGAGGCCGGGCGCAAGGACGGTCTCTACATTCTCCCGGTCGCCACCCAATTCGAGTGCAAGGGGTCCCGGGTCGCCTCGAACCGCTCGCTGCAATGGGGCGAGCAGATCGTGAAGCCGATCTTCGAATCCAGGGACGACCTCGAGGTCATCTATCGCCTGGCGAACAAGTTCGGCTTCGCCGACAAGATGTTCAAGAACATCAAGGTCGAGAACAATCTGCCCGAGGCCCAGGACATCCTGCGCGAAATGAATCGCGGCAGCTGGTCGACCGGCTATTGCGGGCAATCGCCCGAGCGTCTCAAGGCCCATATGAAGAACCAGGCGAAGTTCGACATGCTGACGATGCGGGCGCCGAAGGACGATCCGGAAGTCGGCGGCGACTATTACGGCCTGCCCTGGCCGTGCTGGGGCTCGCCGGAGGTCAGGCATCCGGGCACTCCGCTGCTCTACAACACAAACCTCGGCGTGATGGATGGCGGCGGCACGTTCCGGCCGCGCTTCGGCATCGAACGTGAGGAGAAGCTGGCCGACGGCTCGACGCGGAAGGTCAGCCTGCTCGCCGACGGGTCCTATTCGAAGGATTCGGAAATCAAGGACGGCTATCCGGAATTCACGCTGGCGAGCCTGAAGAAGCTCGGCTGGGACAAGGATCTGACGGAAGCGGAGATGGCCACGATCAACAGGATCAATCCGGCCACCCCTGACGCGGTGTCGTGGTCGCTCGACCTTTCGGGCGGCATTCAGCGCGTCGCGTTGATGCATGGCTGCGTGCCTTACGGCAACGGCAAGGCGCGCATGAATGCGTTCGGGCTGCCGGATCCCATTCCGGTTCACCGCGAGCCGATCTACACGCCGCGCGTCGATCTGGTCGCCAAGTATCCGACGCTGCCAGACGCGAAGCAGTTCCGCATGCCCAACATCGGGTTCTCCGTGCAGAAGGCCGCGGTGGAGAAGGGGATTGCCAAGCAATTCCCGCTCATCCTCTCCTCGGGCCGCCTGGTCGAATACGAGGGCGGTGGCGAAGAGACGCGAACCAATCCGTGGCTCGCCGAACTCCAGCAGGACATGTTCATCGAGATCAGCCCCGTTGATGCCGCCGATCGCGGCATCAAGGATGGCGGCTGGGTCTGGGTGAGCGGTGCTGAAAACAACGCGCGTGCCAGAATGAAGGCGCTGGTCACCGAACGGGTGGGGAAGGGCGTTGCCTGGATGCCCTTCCACTTCGGTGGCTGGCTCGCGGGCAAGGACCTTCGCGGCAATTACCCGAAGGGGACCGATCCGATCGTGCTTGGCGAAAGCGCCAATACGATCACGACCTATGGCTATGATCCTGCGACCAATATGCAGGAGACCAAGGTCACCCTCTGCCAGATCGTCGCAGCCTAG
- the fdh3B gene encoding formate dehydrogenase FDH3 subunit beta, with amino-acid sequence MARMKFLCDADRCIECNACVTACKNEHEVPWGINRRRVVTINDGKPGERSISMACMHCTDAPCAAVCPVNCFYTTADGVVLHSKDLCIGCGYCFYACPFGAPQYPKIGNFGSRGKMDKCTFCAGGPEADGSKEEYEKYGANRLAEGKLPLCAEMCSTKSLLAGDGEIIAQIYKERVMKRGYGSGAWGWKTAYRETIES; translated from the coding sequence ATGGCTCGGATGAAATTCCTCTGCGACGCCGACCGCTGCATCGAGTGCAATGCCTGCGTCACCGCCTGCAAGAACGAGCACGAGGTGCCCTGGGGCATCAACCGGCGCCGCGTCGTCACGATCAACGACGGCAAGCCCGGAGAGCGATCGATCTCCATGGCTTGCATGCACTGCACCGATGCGCCCTGCGCGGCGGTCTGCCCGGTGAACTGCTTCTACACCACCGCCGATGGCGTCGTGCTTCATTCCAAGGATCTGTGCATCGGCTGCGGCTATTGCTTCTACGCGTGTCCGTTCGGCGCGCCGCAATACCCGAAGATCGGCAATTTCGGCTCCCGCGGCAAAATGGACAAGTGCACGTTCTGCGCCGGCGGCCCCGAGGCCGACGGCAGCAAGGAGGAGTACGAGAAGTATGGGGCCAATCGCCTCGCCGAGGGGAAATTGCCGCTCTGCGCCGAGATGTGCTCCACCAAATCGCTGCTCGCCGGCGATGGCGAGATCATCGCCCAGATCTACAAGGAACGTGTGATGAAGCGCGGCTACGGCTCGGGCGCCTGGGGCTGGAAAACCGCCTATCGCGAGACGATCGAATCCTGA
- a CDS encoding formate dehydrogenase subunit gamma has protein sequence MASLAKYIRLALGAWALALMITASVPSIAQQVNPTASAVKEQQLLQELNRIEGRVSIPDQRSGVLEQPAGREWREFRNVTLRWVGGVAILGMLVALVAFYLIRGMVRLQSGRSGRTIVRFGAFERFVHWMTATCFIILAISGLNITFGRPLLLPLIGHEAFSEWSQWAKYAHNYLSFPFTIGVVLIFLMWLGGNVPNRVDVEWIKRGGGIVGHDHPPAYRFNAGQKAVYWIVVIGGAAVAITGYELMFPFYLSGIEGMQLAAVIHAIVSVLFVAVMLAHIYIGTIGMQGAFEAMGSGVVDVNWAKEHHSLWLEEETRAAANDARSKPAATAAE, from the coding sequence ATGGCGTCTCTGGCAAAATACATCCGTCTCGCCCTGGGCGCATGGGCGCTTGCGTTGATGATCACGGCGTCGGTGCCGTCCATCGCCCAGCAGGTCAATCCGACCGCAAGCGCGGTGAAGGAGCAACAGCTTCTTCAGGAGCTCAACCGGATCGAGGGACGCGTCAGCATTCCCGATCAGCGGTCAGGCGTGCTGGAGCAGCCGGCGGGGCGCGAGTGGCGGGAATTCCGCAACGTCACCCTGCGCTGGGTCGGCGGAGTTGCCATCCTCGGCATGCTCGTGGCGCTCGTCGCCTTCTATCTCATCCGCGGCATGGTCCGCCTCCAGAGCGGGAGGTCGGGGCGCACGATCGTGCGCTTCGGCGCCTTTGAGCGCTTCGTGCACTGGATGACGGCGACCTGCTTCATCATTCTGGCAATCTCCGGACTGAACATCACCTTCGGCCGTCCGCTGCTGTTGCCGCTGATCGGCCACGAAGCATTCTCCGAATGGTCGCAATGGGCCAAATACGCGCATAACTATTTGAGCTTTCCGTTCACCATCGGAGTGGTGTTGATCTTCCTGATGTGGCTCGGCGGCAATGTCCCGAACAGGGTCGATGTCGAGTGGATCAAGCGCGGCGGCGGTATCGTGGGGCACGACCATCCGCCGGCCTATCGTTTCAACGCCGGACAGAAGGCGGTCTACTGGATCGTCGTGATCGGCGGCGCTGCCGTTGCGATCACCGGATATGAGCTGATGTTCCCGTTCTACCTGTCCGGCATCGAAGGAATGCAATTGGCCGCGGTGATCCACGCGATTGTCTCGGTCCTGTTCGTCGCGGTGATGCTGGCCCACATCTACATCGGCACCATCGGCATGCAGGGCGCCTTCGAGGCGATGGGCAGTGGCGTCGTGGATGTCAATTGGGCGAAGGAGCACCACAGCCTGTGGCTGGAGGAGGAGACGCGCGCCGCGGCCAATGATGCGCGCTCGAAGCCGGCCGCCACGGCGGCGGAGTAG
- a CDS encoding response regulator, with protein sequence MCGLVKAIIADDHAVVREGLKQLLSTVDQLTIGGEAADGEAVHRLLNESSADLLILDLGMPGVGGFQFIAKLKAEWPELRVLVLTANVEPRSVRAAFSAGANGYLTKSGDPSELIAAIDAIRKGNAYVAEEVRFAVDQHDGLNETPEFTAAIISPVTLTRRERQILGMIPHGATSRDIANRLGISLLTARKHRENLMRKLDLHSGAELTAYAIRLGLPAG encoded by the coding sequence ATGTGCGGGCTGGTTAAAGCGATCATTGCTGACGATCACGCCGTGGTTCGGGAAGGGCTGAAACAGCTTCTGTCGACCGTGGACCAGCTTACAATCGGCGGAGAAGCCGCCGACGGCGAAGCCGTTCACCGGCTGCTGAACGAGAGCTCCGCCGATCTTCTGATACTCGATCTCGGCATGCCGGGTGTGGGCGGGTTTCAGTTCATAGCGAAGCTGAAAGCCGAATGGCCTGAGCTGCGCGTTCTTGTCCTCACCGCCAATGTTGAGCCACGTTCCGTTCGGGCAGCCTTTTCCGCGGGCGCGAACGGCTATTTGACCAAGAGCGGCGATCCGTCGGAGCTCATCGCTGCAATCGATGCCATCAGAAAGGGCAACGCCTATGTGGCGGAGGAGGTTCGCTTTGCGGTGGACCAGCATGACGGCCTGAATGAAACCCCGGAGTTCACGGCTGCGATCATATCTCCGGTCACGCTGACAAGGCGTGAGCGGCAAATCCTGGGGATGATCCCTCATGGCGCCACCAGCCGCGACATCGCCAACCGTCTCGGCATCAGTCTGCTGACCGCCCGGAAGCATCGCGAAAACCTGATGCGGAAGCTCGATCTGCATAGTGGTGCCGAATTGACGGCCTACGCGATCCGTCTCGGCCTTCCAGCGGGCTAG